The DNA sequence CAGACCACGAAGATGGATCCGGCCACGGGCCAGGGCAATCCTTACTGGCCTTACACCTTCGGCGCCTGCGGTGTGGAAGTGGAGGTCGACATCACCACGGGCAAGGTCCGGGTGACAGACGCCATCTCCGCCCAGGATGTCGGCCGGGCCATCAATCCGGTTATGGTCGAGGGCCAGATGGACGGGGGCTTCGCCATGGGACTGGGCTATGCCCTGATGGAAGATCTGGGCCTGAACCAGGGCCGGATCAAGAACAACAGTTTTACCGGCTACATCATTCCCACTTCCATGGATATGCCGGATCTGAAGAAGGTCATCATAGAGCAGCCGGAAGCCACCGGGCCTTATGGCGCCAAGGGAATCGGCGAACCTGTCATGACTTATGTGGCCCCGGCCATCCTGAACGCCATTTATGACGCCACGGGAGTCCGGATCCGGGAAATCCCGGCGACGCCCGACCGGGTGCTGAAAGCGCTGGCGCTCTCTCCCACCGAAGCGAGGTAACTGACATGAAGACATTCTATATCAAAGGGGATTTCATCCATGCCGACCGGCCCGATCACCTGTCGGAACAGCCGGACTGCTGTCTGCTGGTTCGGGAGGGCCGCTGCGCCGGCTTCTTTGCGCAGTCCGAGGCTGGAATTCCGGTCCTTGATTACAGCGGATCGCTCATCATTCCCGCCTTCACCGATCTCCATGTCCATGCCGCCCAGTTCCCCAACATGGGGCTGGGCATGGATATGCCGCTTCTGCCCTGGCTCGAGCGCTACACCTTCCCGCTGGAGGCGGCCTACCAGGATCCGGAGTACGCCAATCTGGTCTATTCGCGCTTTGTCCGGGAGCTGTGGCGCAACGGCAGTCTGCGTTCCTGTGTTTACTCCACGGTGCACCAAGAGGCCACAGCCATTCTGATGGATCTCTTCCTCGAGTCCGGTCTGGCCGCCTTCGTCGGCAAGATCAACATGGACCGCAACGCGCCCGAGGCACTGACTGAAACCACGGAAGAGTCGCTGGCCGAAACCCGGCGCTGGCTGGAGCAGTACGCCGGGGTTTCGCCGAAGGTGAAGCCCATCATTACGCCCCGCTTTGTCCCTTCGGTGACGGCGCCGCTGATGGACGGACTGGGGGAACTGGCCCGGGAATTCAACGTGCCGGTCCAGTCCCATCTCAACGAGAACCGGGATGAAGTGGAATGGGTGAAGCAGCTGCATCCCGAATCGGACAACTACCTGGACGTCTACGGTGATCACGGTCTGATCCGGGATCAGGCGACCATCATGGCACACTGCATCCATAATGTACCGGAGGAAGTGGCGCGGTTTGCCCGGGACGAGGTCTTTGTGGCCCATTGCCCCACCGCCAATCTGAACATGTCCTCCGGCATCATGCCGGCGGCCCGGCTGCTCCGGCAGGGCAATATCCATCTGGCGCTGGGCACGGACGTGGCCGGCGGCAATACCCTGTCCATCCCCCGGGTTATGGTGGCGGCCATGCAGTCATCCAATGTGCTGTTCAGTCAGGATCCGGCACAGACGCCGCTGAGTCTGGCGGAAGCCTTCTGGATGGGCACGCGGGGAGGCGGAAAATTCTTCGGCGACTGCGGCGATTTCAGGGAAGGCTCCTCGTGCGACCTTCTGGTCATCGACGATTCGGCTGCCCGCCGGATCAAGGCCATGAGTCTCACCGACCGGCTGTCGCGCTTTGTGTTCGCGGGGGATCCCGCGGAAATCCGCTGGCGCATGCTGGAGGGGGAGATTCTGCCCGAACCCCGGCTGCGGGAGTAATGGCTGGCAGCCGCGTCAAAAGCGCGGCTGCCGGTTTTAACTTTCCGGAAAAAATATCCGTCTGATTCAATGGAATCAGCTATAATAGTCATAAGAAAAATGAGAAATCGACCAACGGAGGATCTCCCATGGACTACAGAACACTGCTGGAGGCGTCAGCCGGGCGGGTCAGGGCTGACCTGGTCCTTAAGAACGCGTATTTGCTGGATGTATTCAATGCCCAGTTTTTTCAGGCCGACCTGGCGATTGCCCATGGGCGGATCGCCGGCATCGGTGACTACGAAGGCGTCACGGAGCTGGACTGCTCCGGCCGCTGGATTGTCCCGGCCTTTCTGGACGGCCATATGCACATCGAATCGGCCATGGTGACCCCGGGTCAGTATGCCCGGGGGGTGCTGCCCCACGGCGTCACCACGGTAATGGCGGATCCGCACGAAATTGCCAATGTCCTGGGGGAAGCCGGCGTGCGCTGGCTGATGGACGCCTCCCGGGGCCTGCCGCTGGATTTCCGGTTCATGATTCCGTCCTGCGTGCCGGCCGCGCCCATTGACCATGCCGGCAGCGAACTGACCGCGGAGCAGATGAGCCGCCTGAAAACCCATGAAGCGGCGCACGGTCTGGGGGAAATGATGGACTTTCCGGCGCTGCTCCAAGGATCCGAAGCCATCGCTCAGAAGCTGGCGGCCTTTTCCGACCGGCCCCGCGACGGCCACGCTCCGGGCATTACGGGGAAAGCCCTGAATGCCTATGTGGGCAGCGGCATCCAGACCGAGCATGAATGCTCCACCCGGGAGGAAATGGAAGAGCGGATCCGGCTGGGGATGTACATTCAAATCCGTGAAGGCACGGCCGCCAAGAACGCTCTGGCGCTGCTGCCGGCGGTCAATGACCATAACTGGCGCCGCTGCTTCTTCTGCACCGATGACATCGAACCCTTTGATATCCTGCGCGACGGCACCATCGACCACCTGATCCGACTGGCCATCCGCCACGGAATTGACCCGGCCCGGGCATATGCCATGGCCAGCTTCAACTCAGCCCAGGCATACCGCCTGGAGGATCGCGGTGCGCTGGCGCCGGGCCGGCGGGCTGATTTCCTGATCCTCGATGATCTGGCCGATGTCTCCATCGAAGCGGTTTATGCCGGGGGCCGACTGGTCTGCCGCCAGGGGCAGATCACGGACTTCGATCTTCCGCTGCTGGACCGGCCCGACCCTTCCGTCCGGTTTCAGCCGCTGACGGAAGAGTCGCTGCACCTGACCGGCACAACCTACCGCGCCCTGGTGATGTCGCCGGGCAGCCTGGTCACCGGACTGAAACAGGGCCGGATCGAATCGGAGAACTTCCCCTACGGCCAGGCCATGGCCAAGCTGGTCAGCCTGGAACGCCACCGGGCATTGCCCCTGGCCGGGGTCTGTGCCCTGGACGGTTTTGGCATTCAGAAAGGCGCCATCGCCTCCACCATTGCCCATGATGCCCATAATCTGATCTGCGCCGGAGCCAGCGATGCCGATATCCTCCGGGCCATCGAGCGGGTTGGGGAAATCAGCGGCGGCATCGTCCTGGTTGAGAACGGCCAGGTCCTGGCGGAGCTGGAGCTGCCCATTGCGGGACTGCTCACGGAAGCCCCCATCGAGGAAGTGGCCGGCCGCCTGGAAGAGATGGATCGCATCGCCCATCAGGTCCTGGGCATTCCCGAAGCGATGAACCCCTTCCTCTCCCTGGCCTTCATGGCCCTGCCCGTCATTCCCGAAGTCAAGCTCACAGTGGAAGGACTCTTCTCTGTCACAGAACAGCGCCTGCTGCCCGCTGTCGAGTAGAAACACCGATTGCTTCCCCCTGAATCCCCTGCCGGCAGGGATTCAGGGGGTTCTTTGCGCACTTTTCTGCGAAGGATACCGTTCTTTCTCCGCCGGGTTTCACTTCAAGGCGGCCTGCCCCGACTCGGGATGGGGACCTCCCGATCCAATTTGCCTGGTCCCGGGATCGGATGCCGCCCGTTCGGAAATCCTTCCTTAACTTCTGTTACTTCCGATTCATAAATCGGGGATTCCTTGAAGGTTTCTCGAACGGCTTATGAACAATGCAAAAATAATCCATTCCACTTTTTTCGAGTTTGTATGATGGAGATAACAACGTTTACGGAGGGAAAGTATGGCCAGAAAAGCAAGTTCAAAAAAAGCAGAGGCAAAGAGTTCAACACCAAAAAAGTCACCGGAAGCAAAGAAGCCGGCTGAGCGGACGGATCCGACGGAAACTGATTCCAAAACCAATGAAAAGCTGGCCCAGCTGGACCAGGTGAGAGTAGAATCGGAAGGCACCGAAATGACGACCAATCAGGGCGTGAAGGTCTCGGAGGATGAATTCTCCCTGACGGCCGGAGACCGGGGTCCGACCTTGATGGAGGACTTCCATTTCCGTGAGAAGATCACCCATTTCGACCATGAGCGGATTCCCGAGCGCATCGTGCATGCCCGGGGCACCGGAGCTCATGGTGTCTTCACGGTCTATGAATCGATGAAGGAATTTACCCGGGCCCATTTCCTGTCGGAGGCCGGTCTGGAAACGCCGGTGTTTGCCCGGTTCTCCACGGTGGCAGGGTCCCGCGGCTCGGCAGACAATGTGCGGGATGTGCGCGGCTTTGCGGTGAAGTTCTATACTCAGGAAGGGAATTACGACCTGGTGGGCAACAATATGCCGGTCTTCTTTATTCAGGATGCGATCAAGTTCCCGGACCTGATTCACGCGGTCAAGCCGGAACCTCATCATGAGATGCCCCAGGCATCCTCGGCTCACGATACGTTCTGGGATTTCATCGCCAACAATCGGGAAAGCGCTCATCAGATGATGTGGTCCATGTCGGATCGGGCGATTCCGCGCTCCCTGCGAATGATGGAGGGCTTTGGCATCCATACCTTCCGCTGGATCAATGAGCGGGGAGAGGCGCATTTTGTCAAATACCACTGGAAACCGCTGCTGGGCGTCCATTCCAAGGTCTGGGACGAAGCCCAGAAAACCAACGGCAAGGATCCGGATTTCCACCGGCGCGACCTCACCGATGCCATCAACCAGGGCGCCTTCCCGGAATGGGAACTCGGGGTTCAGCTCCTGCCCGAACAGGACGAGTTCTCCCTGGACTTCGACATTCTGGATCCGACCAAGCTGTGGCCGGAGGAGGACGTTCCGGTCCGGATCATCGGCCGGATGACCTTAAACCGGAATGTGGACAATTTCTTTGCCGAAACCGAGCAGTCCGCCTTCCACCCGGGACACCTGGTGCCAGGCATTGACTTTACCAACGACCCGCTGCTGCAAGGGCGGCTGTTCTCCTACACCGACACGCAGCTGATCCGGCTGGGCGGTCCGAATTTCCATCAGATTCCGATCAATCGTCCGGTTGTCCCCATTCGAAACAATCAGCGGGACGGCTACCACCAGATGGAGATCCATCGGGGTCAGACCAGCTATCACCGCAATTCGCTCAATGCCAATGCTCCTGTCCCGGTTCCCGGGGATCAGGGCGGATTTGTCCACTACCAGGAAAAGGTGGAGGGGCGCAAGGTGCGCAGCCGCAGCGAGAGCTTTAAGGATTTCTATTCCCAGGCCGTGATGTTCTATCGGTCCCTGTCAAAGGTGGAGCAGGAGCACCTGCGGGATGCCTTCATCTTTGAGCTTCAGATGGTGGAATCGCCGGATGTACGGCAGCAGATCACCGAAATGCTGTGTGAGATTGACCTCCCGCTGGCAAAAGCCGTGGCTGAAAAAATCGGAACTAAGACCGTGAAAACCAAGGGCACCTCCTACGAAAAAGTATCCCCGGCCCTCAGTCAGGAACATACGGTTAAAAAGACGGATACCCTGAAAGTTGCCATCTGGATCACCGATGGCTTCGATTCGGCGCAGCTGAAGGACCTGGAAAGCACCCTGAAACAAGCCAAAGCGGTTCCGGAAATTGTCTCCGCCAGAATCGGCACCATCCAGGGAAGCGATGGGACCGCACAAGCGAAGAAAAGCCACCTGACCGCGGCAGCTGTCCTGTATGACGCCGGAATCTTCCTGGGCGGAAAACCCGTCAAGGATCCGAGCTTCCTCCCCCATTTCGAAGATTTCGTCAAGGATACCTTCCAGCACTTCAAGCCCCTTGCCGTCCACTCCGCCATCGCGGACTGGATTCCGCAGGAAGTCTCCCTGGAAGAACCCGGCGTTCTGACCGGCGACCCCCTCGACTCAGCCGCGTTCATCGAGCTGCTGGCAAATCACCGGTTCTGGGATCGCAAGGTTAAGTAACCTGATTTCACCTCAAAGAGAAACGATCACAGAATGACCGAATTACGGAATAGCACCGAATCCCCATGATACCCGAATCATGGGGATACCCGAATCATGGGGATTCCTGTTTCTAGGAAATACCCGATCCTGCTCGAACAGGCTGCCTCAGGCAGCCTGTTCTCTTTCCGATGGAGCAGTGCGGACAACTAGGGGTCGATGAATCGCAATCGGGCGTGCGGCCGGCCATCCGGAACCTTCACGGTTTATTCACAGGCAGTTAATTGATAATCCTTATCAATTGGCTATAATGAAGCTAATGAATGAAACAGTCCATCGGACTTCGGGTCGTCGGATCCGGGGACTGGCGATGGATCAAACCACTAAAGGAGAGAATGACACATGATCAAATTACCTGAATTAGAATATGCTTATGACGCACTGGAACCCCACATTGACGCCAAAACTATGGAAATCCACCACACCAAGCACCATCAGGCTTACATCGATAAGCTGGTGGCAGCACTGGACAAGTGGAACTCCGGCAAGGCCGCCGATGAATATGACGACGAAGCGGTGAAGGAACTGATCCGGAACCTGGATCAGCTGGATGCACCGGATGATATTAAGACTCAGATTCGCAACAACGGCGGCGGCCATGTCAACCACGCCTTCTTCTGGAAAGTGATCGGACCCAATCAGGGCGGTGAGCCGTCCGGCGATCTGGCCGAAGCCATCCGGCAGAAGTTTGGTTCCTTCGATTCCTTCAAGGAAGAGTTCGGCAATGCCGCGGCAGGCCGATTCGGTTCCGGCTGGGCCTGGCTGGTACGAAATGACGGCGGCGAGCTGGAGATCCTCTCCACCCCCAATCAGGACAGTCCCCTGTCTTTGGGCAAACATCCGCTGCTGGGCCTGGATGTCTGGGAACACGCTTACTACCTGAACTACCAGAACAGACGTCCGGACTACATCAAGGCTTTCTGGAACGTTGTAAACTGGAAGGAAGTCGAACGGCTTTACAGCGACAGGCAGTAACTGGCGGCGCAGTCCCGAACCAGAGGGCAGCCGGACCGGTTACCGAATAGATCCAGTGGCGAACAGCCACAGATTTTTAGTACAATTGATAAAAATCAGGAAGTTTACGTCCTTCCGTAACTGCTCACTTCACCACACTCCTCCTCAACACTGCTTACACCCCCCATTTTCAGGATTCCGGCAGGGCAGACCCTGCAAGGGAACGCATGACCGCATGGTGCAGCTCATCAGGGAATGACAACATGGATTGGCCGCAGAGCCCGACAGCATGAAGAAACCGGTGGAGAGGCTGCTCGGATAAAAAACAGAAAGGCATCCGAAAGGATCCACTAATTCAACCTTTCCGTATCCCCTTCGAGTTCTCACCTCCTCTCCCCCATAAGAAAAGCACTGTTTCCGTCTTTGGACGGAAGCAGTGCTTTTTGTTGTGCTTCATTCGCTCTGGCTTTGCGGTCGAAGTGTCCGGTGGGGAATGAGCGCTAGTTCACCGGTGCGGGCTGAGGCTTGCGATGGCCGCCGTTGGCCGCCAGTGCCAGAACGATGTATACGGCGGATCCGGCCAGTCCGGCCAGGATCGGAGCTTCTACCCAGCCGACATTGAAGCGCAGGACCAGGAGGATCTGAGCCAGGAGTCCGGCACTCATGGAACCGAGACAGGCGCGCAGGTCGCCCTCGACAAGGCTGGACATGATGGTGGGTCCGACCAGCATAGCGATGAGGCCGCCGGTTCCGATGTAGGCGATCTGATTGAGCATGCCGGCGGGGGCAACAAAGGTCAGGAACAATCCCCAGGCGGTGGTCAGCCCGACCATAATCCGGTTCATCCGGAGCGACACGTTCTCCTGGCGATTCGTCAGGGAAACAGTCATATCATAGGACAGCGCCGAAGCCAGGGTCTGCAGCACCGAGCTGATGGTCGACAGCATGGCAAAGAGGATAAACAGCGTGATCACCCCGCCAATGGCTGGGGGCAGATAGGTATTGAGAAAAACCGGCATAGCGCTGTCGGGATCGGCCAGCACGTAGCCCTGCTGGCGCATGAACAGGCCGACCAGGGGGATCAGGCTGAGGATGACGCCCATGGGGGCCATGTACAGAGCCATCCGGTGAATCTTGATGTCTTCCTTCAGGGAGAGAAATCGCACCGACATGTAGGGAAGCGTTGTGGTGAAGAGCAGCGCGTAGATGAATACCAGAAATACGCTGAGCTGGCTTTTGCCATAGGGTACGGAAGTTGTGGGATTGACCAGCTCCGGATCGATCCGGCTCAGGCCGGCCAGGAGATCCGTCGGACTGACATGGCTGAACATGACGGCAGCGACAATGACTGTGGCAATGAGCATGCCGATGCACATCAGGGTGTCCGTCAGGGCGACGGCCAGCAGGCCTCCCTGGATCGTGAACACGGTGATCAGGAGCATCAGGAGCATGGAGGCGGCTACTTCGGGGATTCCGAGCCATTGCGACGCCACCAGGCCGATGGCCCGGATCTGACCGATGAGATAGACCGAGAGGAACAGAAAGGTGGCAAAGCCGGCAATGAAATGGACCAGGCGCCGCTGACCGGGGGTCCCGCGATGGCTGTTGGCCAGGTACTCCGGGATCGTCAGACCGCCGCTGCGCTCGGCCCGCCGGCGCATGAATCCGGCAAACAGCATGGTGCCGAAGACAATGGCTGGGGCGAAGAGGAAATTAGCCAGAATCTCGACAGTACCATAGCGGTAGGCCGTGCCGGGGGAGCCGATGAAGCCCCAGCCGCTGTAGCCCGTGGCAATGAGGGTGCCGGCGCCGATGAAGGGGCCGATCTGGCGGCCGCCCAGAAGGAAGCCGGCGCCTTCGGCAGCCGCTCCCTTAATCTGGCGGCCGGACCAGGCACCCACTCCGATCAGAACGATGGCCGTGACCACCAAAACGGTCCAGTTAAACCACATGAGTTCCTCCGTGGTGTGCCATCCACTCACTGTAGATCGTGACCAGGGTCGGAATGACCAGAAGCAGTCCGCAGCCAATCAAAAATGAAATCATAGTCCATGAACCTGACATAATAAGAATCTCCTTTCTCCGTTGAGCTTTTCTTTTGTTCACATGATTCCGGCGCGGTCCGTTTGTCATCCGGCCGGGTTTATTTTTCCTGGAACGATACCAGGGTGGGATCCTCCACCTGATGGGGGAAGTAATCCTGACAGACGCCTTCGCGGTATACATCCGCCGTGGCGCAGTGCAATCCGCCGCCAAAGGCATAGGCATCGCGGAAGGGCAGCGGGATCACGTTCATGCCGAGCTTGTCCATCTGCTCCTGCTGAGCGGTTTCACTGGCTTCGACGATGACGGTCTTGTGATCCAGAACCAGGCAGTTCATTGACAGCCAGACGCTGGAGTAGCACAGTTCAGGTGGCTGGCTGTGGGCCGGCTGAGCAGCGTCCACAATCTCCCAGCCGTTGGCTTCGAAGATCTTCCGCTGTTCCTTGGGCAGTTTCCGAACGGGATTGTTCAGGATCAGACCCGGACGAAGCGGTACGAACGTGGCATCAATATGGATCGGGTACGGATCGCCGGGGAAGTTCACCGCATGAACTCTCATGTCCGGGTACATCCGGCGCAGCCACTCCATGCCCTTGCGGTTGGTGGTCAGGCCATGCTGGACAAACAGGTCCTTGCCCAGGCGGAGCACGTCGGCGGCGTCAAACAGGATCTCATGCTCCTTGGTGACCATATGGAGCTTTGCGGTCCGCTCCAGCAGAATTTCCTCGGTGACTTCATCATCGAAGTAATGCATGTCGTAGGAAGCGTCCGACAGTTCCGGGCGGGGAGCGGCGATCCAGCGGAAGTTCGGATCCTTGTCGAAGTACTCTCTCTGAATCCGGGAATAGGCATAGAATTCAAAATACCGGGAACGGAAGGACATCGGGGCTGAGATGATGTCGCTGCCAATGGTCAGGAGCACATCCCGCGGGGGCATGCAGCCGAACATGCTGCCGATCATGAAATGCGGCGTCACCACCGCCTGATTCCACTGCAGGGCATCGGGCCGGTCCACTTTGACGCCGCGGCTCTCCAGCAGCTTGACCAGGCCTTCCAGCTGTTCGTTGGCTTTTTCCACGGTGGCCAGCGGTCTGGGTCCGGTCATGCCGCGCATCGGGCTGTCCAGCGGCACTTTGGCTTTGGAAGCGGGTTCCGACGGGGAAATGCAGCAGTTGTCCGCCCGCCCCACAATCACATGCTTCAAGGGATCAAAATCATTCCAGGAATTCACAATCTTCATTTTCATTCTCCTCTTTTGTTTGCTTCAATTAAAAAAGCCGTTCCGAATCATCGATTCAGGAACGAGCAGCTCTCTCGTGGTACCATCCTAATTCACCGGATTCCAGAGGATTCCGGCCTCACTTATAATTACATATTTATGCAATTATTCAATCGGTAACGGGACATCCCGTCGCCGCCTCATCAATTTCAGCGGCACGACTCGGAGGCTCTGTTCGCCAGGAAATTCCATATCCCCTTCCACCCACGGGACTCGCTGTCTGAATCACCCCTGGCTACTCTTCTCGTCTCAGTCTGTATATTTATTCATTTATTGTTAATAATATACCCTATCGCTTTTT is a window from the Clostridiaceae bacterium HFYG-1003 genome containing:
- a CDS encoding amidohydrolase family protein; its protein translation is MKTFYIKGDFIHADRPDHLSEQPDCCLLVREGRCAGFFAQSEAGIPVLDYSGSLIIPAFTDLHVHAAQFPNMGLGMDMPLLPWLERYTFPLEAAYQDPEYANLVYSRFVRELWRNGSLRSCVYSTVHQEATAILMDLFLESGLAAFVGKINMDRNAPEALTETTEESLAETRRWLEQYAGVSPKVKPIITPRFVPSVTAPLMDGLGELAREFNVPVQSHLNENRDEVEWVKQLHPESDNYLDVYGDHGLIRDQATIMAHCIHNVPEEVARFARDEVFVAHCPTANLNMSSGIMPAARLLRQGNIHLALGTDVAGGNTLSIPRVMVAAMQSSNVLFSQDPAQTPLSLAEAFWMGTRGGGKFFGDCGDFREGSSCDLLVIDDSAARRIKAMSLTDRLSRFVFAGDPAEIRWRMLEGEILPEPRLRE
- the ade gene encoding adenine deaminase, which codes for MDYRTLLEASAGRVRADLVLKNAYLLDVFNAQFFQADLAIAHGRIAGIGDYEGVTELDCSGRWIVPAFLDGHMHIESAMVTPGQYARGVLPHGVTTVMADPHEIANVLGEAGVRWLMDASRGLPLDFRFMIPSCVPAAPIDHAGSELTAEQMSRLKTHEAAHGLGEMMDFPALLQGSEAIAQKLAAFSDRPRDGHAPGITGKALNAYVGSGIQTEHECSTREEMEERIRLGMYIQIREGTAAKNALALLPAVNDHNWRRCFFCTDDIEPFDILRDGTIDHLIRLAIRHGIDPARAYAMASFNSAQAYRLEDRGALAPGRRADFLILDDLADVSIEAVYAGGRLVCRQGQITDFDLPLLDRPDPSVRFQPLTEESLHLTGTTYRALVMSPGSLVTGLKQGRIESENFPYGQAMAKLVSLERHRALPLAGVCALDGFGIQKGAIASTIAHDAHNLICAGASDADILRAIERVGEISGGIVLVENGQVLAELELPIAGLLTEAPIEEVAGRLEEMDRIAHQVLGIPEAMNPFLSLAFMALPVIPEVKLTVEGLFSVTEQRLLPAVE
- a CDS encoding catalase; translation: MARKASSKKAEAKSSTPKKSPEAKKPAERTDPTETDSKTNEKLAQLDQVRVESEGTEMTTNQGVKVSEDEFSLTAGDRGPTLMEDFHFREKITHFDHERIPERIVHARGTGAHGVFTVYESMKEFTRAHFLSEAGLETPVFARFSTVAGSRGSADNVRDVRGFAVKFYTQEGNYDLVGNNMPVFFIQDAIKFPDLIHAVKPEPHHEMPQASSAHDTFWDFIANNRESAHQMMWSMSDRAIPRSLRMMEGFGIHTFRWINERGEAHFVKYHWKPLLGVHSKVWDEAQKTNGKDPDFHRRDLTDAINQGAFPEWELGVQLLPEQDEFSLDFDILDPTKLWPEEDVPVRIIGRMTLNRNVDNFFAETEQSAFHPGHLVPGIDFTNDPLLQGRLFSYTDTQLIRLGGPNFHQIPINRPVVPIRNNQRDGYHQMEIHRGQTSYHRNSLNANAPVPVPGDQGGFVHYQEKVEGRKVRSRSESFKDFYSQAVMFYRSLSKVEQEHLRDAFIFELQMVESPDVRQQITEMLCEIDLPLAKAVAEKIGTKTVKTKGTSYEKVSPALSQEHTVKKTDTLKVAIWITDGFDSAQLKDLESTLKQAKAVPEIVSARIGTIQGSDGTAQAKKSHLTAAAVLYDAGIFLGGKPVKDPSFLPHFEDFVKDTFQHFKPLAVHSAIADWIPQEVSLEEPGVLTGDPLDSAAFIELLANHRFWDRKVK
- a CDS encoding superoxide dismutase, giving the protein MIKLPELEYAYDALEPHIDAKTMEIHHTKHHQAYIDKLVAALDKWNSGKAADEYDDEAVKELIRNLDQLDAPDDIKTQIRNNGGGHVNHAFFWKVIGPNQGGEPSGDLAEAIRQKFGSFDSFKEEFGNAAAGRFGSGWAWLVRNDGGELEILSTPNQDSPLSLGKHPLLGLDVWEHAYYLNYQNRRPDYIKAFWNVVNWKEVERLYSDRQ
- a CDS encoding sodium:solute symporter family protein — protein: MWFNWTVLVVTAIVLIGVGAWSGRQIKGAAAEGAGFLLGGRQIGPFIGAGTLIATGYSGWGFIGSPGTAYRYGTVEILANFLFAPAIVFGTMLFAGFMRRRAERSGGLTIPEYLANSHRGTPGQRRLVHFIAGFATFLFLSVYLIGQIRAIGLVASQWLGIPEVAASMLLMLLITVFTIQGGLLAVALTDTLMCIGMLIATVIVAAVMFSHVSPTDLLAGLSRIDPELVNPTTSVPYGKSQLSVFLVFIYALLFTTTLPYMSVRFLSLKEDIKIHRMALYMAPMGVILSLIPLVGLFMRQQGYVLADPDSAMPVFLNTYLPPAIGGVITLFILFAMLSTISSVLQTLASALSYDMTVSLTNRQENVSLRMNRIMVGLTTAWGLFLTFVAPAGMLNQIAYIGTGGLIAMLVGPTIMSSLVEGDLRACLGSMSAGLLAQILLVLRFNVGWVEAPILAGLAGSAVYIVLALAANGGHRKPQPAPVN
- a CDS encoding serine/threonine protein kinase; amino-acid sequence: MKIVNSWNDFDPLKHVIVGRADNCCISPSEPASKAKVPLDSPMRGMTGPRPLATVEKANEQLEGLVKLLESRGVKVDRPDALQWNQAVVTPHFMIGSMFGCMPPRDVLLTIGSDIISAPMSFRSRYFEFYAYSRIQREYFDKDPNFRWIAAPRPELSDASYDMHYFDDEVTEEILLERTAKLHMVTKEHEILFDAADVLRLGKDLFVQHGLTTNRKGMEWLRRMYPDMRVHAVNFPGDPYPIHIDATFVPLRPGLILNNPVRKLPKEQRKIFEANGWEIVDAAQPAHSQPPELCYSSVWLSMNCLVLDHKTVIVEASETAQQEQMDKLGMNVIPLPFRDAYAFGGGLHCATADVYREGVCQDYFPHQVEDPTLVSFQEK